One segment of Brassica napus cultivar Da-Ae chromosome C3, Da-Ae, whole genome shotgun sequence DNA contains the following:
- the LOC106417529 gene encoding uncharacterized protein LOC106417529: MAKVFFSDLKTGRCSSVVEARLLRFWEARNVKRGGELMWMDLLMVLVPSTVMQFTISAGRLPQFREKLHAGTMFSVSEEAFRFRNHSELIGLANTNTQLPDIIGEILSVKSTVCDPPEKKNRVMVTLKLDSDETVTLSLFDSQAVAFHIQLEAMRVDPKVMVVTSINPKIIGCRLFLNAMSGTHVYFDKKTEAGAALFYRLVARDTGLPSAAPLLKSYAKVETMTIADLSSFIVSAASQEIDFLCTGRVVRIDTGKGWCYVACSKCSKKLQRTETAFTCGVCNNPQAVGALRYRVEMAISDDTAEGIFVWFDGVLTKLHSIRASEAAQMLAEDGVNTEDTRLPPFIADMEGKTYTFQGDDDDDDDDDASPTIEPSTAAGDQGGTSKARKKTGAGASKVVKKARAG, from the exons ATGGCGAAGGTTTTCTTTTCCGATCTCAAGACTGGGCGGTGCTCATCCGTTGTGGAGGCGAGACTGCTTCGATTTTGGGAGGCTAGGAACGTTAAGCGAGGTGGAGAGCTAATGTGGATGGATCTGCTCATG GTTTTGGTTCCT TCGACTGTGATGCAATTCACGATCAGTGCTGGCCGTCTCCCACAGTTCCGGGAAAAGCTACATGCCGGGACAATGTTTTCCGTGTCCG AGGAAGCATTCCGGTTCCGTAACCACTCGGAGCTGATTGGTCTTGCCAATACGAACACTCAGCTACCAG ACATCATAGGTGAGATATTGAGTGTAAAGAGCACGGTTTGCGATCCTCCGGAGAAGAAGAATCGTGTTATGGTGACTCTGAAGCTGGATAG TGATGAGACTGTCACTTTAAGCTTATTTGACTCTCAGGCTGTTGCTTTCCATATACAGCTTGAGGCTATGAGGGTTGATCCAAAGGTCATGGTCGTCACTAGCATAAATCCCAAGATTATCGGAT GTCGTCTGTTTCTTAACGCTATGTCGGGAACACACGTGTATTTTGATAAGAAGACTGAAGCAGGAGCTGCTCTATTCTACAG GCTGGTCGCCAGAGACACCGGTCTGCCGTCGGCCGCTCCACTGCTAAAGTCATATGCGAAGGTGGAAACTATGACCATCGCTGACCTCAGCAGTTTCATCGTTTCTGCTGCATCTCAG GAGATTGATTTTCTGTGCACTGGGAGGGTTGTCCGGATTGACACAGGTAAGGGGTGGTGTTATGTTGCTTGCTCGAAATGCAGTAAAAAATTGCAGCGGACTGAGACTGCATTCACGTGTGGAGTGTGCAACAATCCACAAGCTGTTGGAGCCCTACG CTATCGTGTGGAGATGGCAATATCTGATGATACTGCGGAAGGAATATTCGTATGGTTCGATGGTGTATTAACGAAGCTGCATAGTATCCGAGCAAGCGAAGCTGCACAAATGCTG gctgAAGACGGTGTGAACACTGAGGACACTAGGTTACCCCCGTTCATTGCAGACATGGAAGGAAAAACGTACACTTTCCAA GGAGatgatgacgacgacgatgatgatgatgccagTCCGACCATCGAGCCATCAACTGCTGCAGGTGATCAAGGTGGAACCAGTAAGGCGCGTAAGAAGACTGGCGCAGGGGCGTCAAAGGTGGTGAAGAAGGCACGTGCTGGTTGA